From a single Candidatus Dependentiae bacterium genomic region:
- the rpsD gene encoding 30S ribosomal protein S4, protein MERKPTGFADQNAKRGTSSRKTTDNSAEQPSKRPGKKLSEYGKQLAEKQKVKGIYGMRESQFRRFFSIAIQTREGATGENLLSLLERRLDNTIYRLKMATTRVQARQIIVHGHIKVNGKKVSSPSFLVSLNDEISLGATVANKAAFLEQVIDKRLKMAIKVPEWLELDKNERKGRVLRNPARTDIQVPIEEHLIVELYSK, encoded by the coding sequence ATGGAAAGAAAACCAACAGGATTTGCTGATCAAAACGCTAAGCGTGGTACAAGTAGCAGAAAGACTACGGATAACAGTGCGGAACAACCTTCCAAGCGTCCGGGTAAAAAGCTTTCTGAATACGGTAAGCAATTAGCTGAAAAACAAAAAGTAAAAGGCATCTATGGCATGCGAGAAAGTCAATTTAGACGTTTCTTTAGTATTGCTATTCAGACACGTGAAGGCGCAACAGGCGAAAACTTATTGAGTTTGTTGGAAAGACGTCTTGATAATACTATCTACAGACTAAAGATGGCTACAACACGTGTGCAAGCTCGTCAAATTATTGTCCATGGCCACATTAAGGTTAATGGCAAAAAGGTGTCATCACCTTCTTTCTTGGTATCATTGAATGATGAAATATCATTGGGTGCTACTGTTGCTAATAAGGCAGCGTTTTTGGAGCAAGTTATAGATAAAAGATTGAAAATGGCGATCAAAGTTCCAGAATGGTTAGAACTTGATAAGAACGAGCGTAAGGGACGTGTGTTACGTAATCCTGCTCGTACTGATATTCAAGTTCCAATTGAAGAGCACTTGATTGTAGAGTTGTACTCTAAGTAA
- a CDS encoding DNA-directed RNA polymerase subunit alpha: MDRKEYKPLTIPRLSWNKKELTSSYGELVAQPLEPGFGITLGNALRRILLGAVEGSAVTSVTIKGVNNEFSVVEGVIEDTMQLVLNIKDIVIRNKEGKPGTMRLTIKGEATARVADIVADEHLELVNLDHVIAHVAPGGELDIEFFVENGRGYRVAQWPERKAFLEDGRIYVDAMFSPIRQVTFDVEKTRVGGNIDYDKLTLKIHTDGSENPLDVVHYSVSVLRTQLEHFLASAEIPFNQISALPEEEKEQEPVALDGFGLKGVPVDLLLKPIDELELSVRAHNCLINADIKRVIDLVNMSEDDVLRIKNFGRKSLTEVKESMKAFGLSFSMGIKESDLKKVLKNNEE, translated from the coding sequence ATGGATAGGAAGGAGTATAAACCTTTGACTATTCCACGCTTGAGTTGGAATAAAAAAGAACTAACAAGTTCTTATGGTGAGTTAGTTGCTCAACCATTAGAGCCTGGGTTCGGTATTACCTTAGGGAATGCTTTACGACGAATACTCTTAGGCGCTGTTGAAGGTTCAGCCGTGACATCAGTCACCATTAAGGGCGTTAATAATGAGTTTTCGGTTGTTGAGGGTGTTATAGAAGATACCATGCAGCTGGTGCTTAATATTAAAGATATCGTTATCCGTAATAAAGAGGGTAAGCCCGGTACAATGCGTCTTACGATTAAGGGAGAAGCTACTGCTCGTGTTGCAGATATCGTTGCAGATGAGCATTTAGAATTAGTAAACCTTGATCATGTTATTGCGCATGTTGCTCCAGGTGGCGAACTTGATATCGAGTTCTTTGTTGAAAACGGTAGAGGTTATCGCGTAGCGCAATGGCCTGAAAGAAAAGCTTTCTTAGAAGATGGCCGCATTTATGTTGATGCTATGTTCTCTCCGATTAGACAAGTGACTTTTGATGTTGAGAAAACACGTGTTGGTGGCAACATTGACTACGACAAATTGACGCTCAAAATTCACACAGATGGTTCTGAAAATCCTCTTGATGTTGTTCATTATTCAGTATCCGTGCTAAGAACACAACTTGAACATTTCTTAGCAAGCGCAGAAATTCCATTTAATCAAATTTCTGCATTACCTGAAGAAGAAAAAGAACAAGAGCCAGTTGCTTTAGATGGTTTCGGCCTCAAAGGTGTGCCGGTTGATTTATTGCTCAAGCCAATTGATGAATTAGAGCTTTCAGTACGTGCGCACAATTGTCTCATTAATGCTGATATTAAACGTGTGATTGACTTAGTGAACATGTCAGAAGATGATGTCTTAAGAATTAAAAACTTTGGACGTAAGTCATTGACTGAAGTGAAGGAAAGCATGAAGGCATTTGGTCTTTCTTTCAGCATGGGCATCAAAGAATCAGACTTAAAAAAAGTATTGAAAAATAACGAAGAATAA
- the rplQ gene encoding 50S ribosomal protein L17: MKHQIDRRKLNVKPAHKKALLRNQAIHLITYGFLVSTKVRVKEVQRFVEKLITVARVGNDFNSRRRAQAILPYKQDTLLKLFTDIAPKYAQRPGGYTRVIPMGQRKSDTATIARLEWV, translated from the coding sequence ATGAAACATCAAATTGATAGAAGAAAATTAAACGTAAAACCCGCTCATAAAAAAGCGCTATTACGTAACCAAGCAATCCATTTAATTACTTATGGTTTCTTGGTTTCTACTAAAGTGCGTGTTAAAGAAGTACAACGCTTTGTAGAAAAATTGATTACTGTTGCTCGTGTGGGCAATGATTTCAACTCACGTCGTCGCGCACAAGCTATTTTGCCTTATAAGCAAGATACCTTGTTAAAGTTGTTCACTGATATTGCACCTAAATATGCACAACGCCCAGGTGGTTACACCCGCGTTATTCCTATGGGTCAAAGAAAAAGTGATACTGCTACGATTGCAAGATTGGAATGGGTATAA
- a CDS encoding NifU family protein — translation MQETLNKIDQVFSQLRPMVQRDGGDIEFVKFEQGIVYVRMHGACVGCPASMYTLKLGLEDSLKEQVPGVTEVVQVD, via the coding sequence ATGCAAGAGACCCTGAACAAAATAGATCAGGTATTTAGTCAACTAAGACCAATGGTTCAAAGAGATGGCGGCGATATTGAGTTCGTCAAGTTTGAACAAGGTATTGTGTATGTAAGAATGCATGGTGCTTGTGTTGGTTGTCCAGCATCAATGTACACCTTGAAGCTTGGCCTTGAAGATTCTCTTAAAGAGCAAGTTCCTGGTGTTACTGAAGTTGTACAGGTTGATTAA
- a CDS encoding Vps62-related protein, translating to MLQAIEDFFNTGLRFANQTSNPGQLLDFKYGLQGNINDALLAVQQIKDKTKVLENTQQRDIAQQALEKANRKMVSIINTAQAIYQRLGDVSKKDFFDQVKAGFEDVGKTIKGGFEDFGSAVESFGKDAVDKVKAFGEEAANNVTMATDMMKKMIENWQKGKERPVYCDQPPTNFKQPNSFLPPLMSAYDNEVDLQIKKEDTEGYLELIKAHAPVVHLEDSELYLPIWPNEYFTSQGTSIKLRNPQANTIMTIAGGEVGTITFEKMYENFYKNLPIIQRNNPDMYIDNPHCTIFGSNPNGVGYTSKGPVANKDANGNLITPMWVVTSEQDNNIYIQYLYFYGLNGPYDIGPLQGNVAEFQNYHESDLEHVTLEFDKSSRKLKRIYYGSHGKREGFWLDANHPDIKRINGRILVYSAHYGHGCYPQDGTYVRIFGVANDVTGNGIQWIPQNLVRLYPEGDPRFNPKTMGFLYFAGRYGAHGIDSAAAGGWFPEMDTEQTARENRLVYKKKIGVKGDIGRAYTPSKWFCENPSSNFFQNAKYIGCIVKSIPEAGIPD from the coding sequence ATGTTACAGGCAATTGAAGATTTTTTTAACACGGGACTTCGCTTTGCCAACCAGACTTCAAATCCTGGCCAATTGCTTGATTTTAAATATGGGCTACAAGGTAACATTAATGATGCTCTTCTTGCAGTACAACAAATAAAAGATAAAACCAAGGTGTTGGAAAATACTCAACAGCGCGATATAGCTCAGCAGGCATTAGAGAAAGCAAATCGTAAAATGGTGAGCATAATCAACACAGCACAAGCAATTTATCAAAGGCTGGGCGACGTCAGTAAGAAAGATTTTTTTGACCAAGTGAAAGCCGGATTTGAAGATGTTGGCAAGACTATAAAAGGTGGATTTGAAGACTTTGGATCTGCTGTAGAATCTTTTGGGAAAGATGCCGTTGATAAAGTAAAGGCTTTTGGAGAAGAAGCCGCTAACAACGTCACAATGGCTACAGATATGATGAAAAAAATGATTGAAAACTGGCAAAAAGGTAAAGAGAGACCGGTCTATTGTGATCAGCCACCTACAAATTTCAAACAACCTAATAGTTTTTTACCTCCTCTTATGAGCGCTTATGACAATGAAGTTGATCTGCAAATTAAAAAAGAAGATACTGAAGGGTATCTTGAACTTATAAAAGCACATGCTCCTGTTGTCCATTTGGAAGATAGTGAGCTTTATTTACCCATTTGGCCAAATGAATATTTTACGTCACAAGGGACCTCAATTAAACTTCGAAATCCACAGGCCAATACTATAATGACCATTGCGGGTGGAGAGGTCGGCACTATCACCTTTGAAAAAATGTATGAGAATTTTTATAAAAATCTACCCATTATACAGAGAAATAATCCTGATATGTATATTGATAATCCTCATTGTACTATATTTGGATCTAATCCAAATGGTGTTGGTTACACGAGCAAAGGGCCGGTAGCAAACAAAGATGCCAATGGCAATCTTATTACTCCTATGTGGGTGGTGACTTCTGAACAAGATAACAATATTTACATTCAATATCTCTATTTCTATGGCTTAAATGGACCTTATGATATTGGTCCACTACAAGGAAACGTCGCCGAGTTTCAAAACTATCATGAATCAGATCTAGAACACGTTACCTTAGAATTTGATAAATCGAGTAGAAAGTTGAAACGTATCTATTATGGATCTCATGGCAAAAGAGAAGGTTTTTGGCTTGATGCGAACCATCCAGATATAAAACGTATCAATGGACGTATTCTTGTGTATTCGGCGCACTATGGACACGGATGTTATCCCCAAGATGGTACGTACGTTCGTATATTTGGTGTGGCCAACGATGTAACGGGTAATGGTATTCAATGGATACCCCAAAATTTAGTGCGTCTTTATCCTGAAGGTGATCCACGTTTTAATCCTAAAACTATGGGCTTTCTGTATTTTGCGGGACGTTACGGCGCGCATGGTATTGACTCAGCAGCTGCGGGCGGTTGGTTCCCAGAGATGGATACAGAACAAACAGCGCGAGAAAACAGACTTGTCTATAAGAAAAAGATAGGCGTCAAGGGTGATATTGGCCGCGCATATACGCCAAGTAAATGGTTCTGTGAAAACCCATCATCAAATTTTTTCCAAAATGCAAAATATATTGGATGCATTGTAAAATCTATTCCTGAAGCAGGGATCCCTGATTAA
- a CDS encoding pyridoxal phosphate-dependent aminotransferase yields the protein MRNKTILLLSLCIVTLVAATCFKVCSVSVTETKEHHTLFKPNGTPAGTIDTLMLLNMWTHHVDEQLQTKTGKSDMIFAGIGKPSYFLNEDLARSAADYWQSLVDANTQLVKSISQKNMSVEDNIETIRTNSTAIDYGDLAGELPYRTTMAQALSAWHNTSIHPDDIIFSVGGAGALRMLFKIINEKKPHGRIIATAPFYPFYNNETHGNNLHLIDLLKEPGYRLTAKAVQKSIDTAQELAQKDGHAISAFLFCDPNNPLGFIVGQEEWKNIAHVLKNTPADIPIILDEAYAEVVCGDKQHESLLTAAPELKDRIVLFRSTTKGFSASGERMAVIVCHNKELRENIINEGALAYLHLPRSLQYAYSQGMLHFTPEKRKQLSNHYTVQTEYVQNRLKQMNIQMPDPAYKVQGTFYVLADLHCLFGTQMPAEAKKVLGKTGLISTDEELCYSLLLDEHIMISPLSYFGADPKLGYVRITCSGGITELTELLNRLEKKIAMKKLSLSGIEARNS from the coding sequence ATGCGCAATAAAACAATACTACTTTTGTCGTTATGTATAGTAACCTTAGTTGCAGCAACCTGCTTCAAAGTATGTTCAGTTTCTGTTACAGAAACTAAAGAACATCATACCTTATTTAAACCCAATGGTACGCCAGCTGGAACCATAGATACTTTAATGTTGCTTAATATGTGGACTCATCATGTAGACGAGCAGCTACAAACAAAGACAGGAAAATCAGATATGATTTTTGCTGGCATAGGAAAACCATCCTATTTTTTAAATGAGGATCTTGCTCGCTCAGCAGCTGATTATTGGCAAAGCTTGGTTGATGCCAATACCCAACTAGTAAAATCGATATCTCAAAAAAATATGTCAGTTGAAGATAACATAGAAACTATAAGAACGAATTCAACCGCAATAGACTATGGTGATCTTGCAGGAGAACTTCCCTACCGAACCACGATGGCGCAAGCCCTTTCAGCATGGCATAACACATCAATACATCCTGATGATATTATTTTCTCCGTGGGTGGCGCAGGAGCACTAAGAATGCTTTTTAAAATAATTAATGAAAAAAAACCTCATGGACGGATTATAGCAACGGCTCCTTTCTATCCGTTTTATAATAATGAGACTCATGGCAATAATTTACACTTGATTGATCTGCTCAAAGAACCTGGCTATCGATTAACTGCCAAAGCAGTACAAAAAAGTATAGATACTGCACAGGAGCTGGCACAAAAAGATGGTCATGCCATTAGCGCCTTTCTATTTTGTGATCCGAATAATCCATTAGGTTTTATTGTTGGCCAGGAAGAATGGAAAAATATTGCACATGTACTTAAAAATACTCCTGCTGACATTCCTATCATTTTAGATGAAGCATATGCCGAAGTCGTCTGTGGAGACAAGCAGCATGAATCGCTATTAACTGCAGCACCGGAATTAAAAGATCGTATCGTTTTATTCCGCTCTACTACAAAAGGGTTTTCTGCAAGTGGTGAACGTATGGCAGTCATCGTATGTCACAATAAAGAATTGAGAGAAAATATCATTAATGAAGGCGCACTTGCTTATTTACATCTACCACGGAGTTTACAATATGCCTACTCACAAGGCATGCTTCATTTTACTCCAGAAAAAAGAAAACAATTGAGTAATCATTATACAGTTCAAACTGAATACGTACAAAATCGACTCAAGCAGATGAATATTCAGATGCCTGATCCAGCATATAAAGTACAGGGAACTTTTTATGTACTAGCTGACTTGCACTGTTTATTCGGAACTCAAATGCCCGCTGAAGCAAAAAAAGTACTGGGTAAAACTGGCCTTATTTCTACCGATGAAGAACTATGTTATTCATTGTTATTAGATGAACATATTATGATCAGTCCTCTGTCTTATTTTGGTGCAGACCCAAAACTAGGGTATGTACGCATTACCTGTTCTGGCGGCATTACTGAATTAACAGAACTTCTCAATCGCTTAGAAAAGAAGATTGCAATGAAAAAATTGAGTTTATCTGGAATAGAAGCCAGAAATTCTTAG
- a CDS encoding SMC family ATPase encodes MIPLKLQLKNFLSYGPDVQTIDFSSYPLICLSGKNGHGKSALLDAITWALWGQARKVSGSSKADQGLLRLGQTQMMVTLDFEFNNQLYRIRREFAQTYGKPYAALDFGLLDANESFIPLTDKTISATQAVIEQTLNLTFDSFSNSAFLRQGQANEFSKKSPKDRKEILATILGLNQYEAIKKLAMEKIREANSTIASRTTLQEKIEHELQNTATIIAQLMDITTQSTTLATQEAATTQERDALTKTQKQLIEDQKQYQVLAFHYEQLRKQEIEHLELLQRDMREWKSVHKKQLTFTDIAQLEADKQRLINEIKQHQQHLQKNLDLKEQYLKQKEQAQQLAHTLREKQAATLNQKKVQIERLIIEKKSLEHTIEESTKRSDLLKKEKTQCITQLTAMQITLKEKSATLNSHTIIEKQFERRKEYYQKFLEQGRWLTGELENLEQKKQLAHDDEDPSCPLCEQNLSAARKRFLKNKFVEQEQFLRHRLQRITNVVKQLKKILIDQHATLEDARKQLELLATLQIKSEEHTKNSEKLDAALQELNITTTTHNKQLIDTATLLVTEQTALALLIQQEHAAIEQNNEYQMMTAVLKSLELEAKGIAYNQLEHKKAVDTLQQIEQQLTEYTKLINEASLQTQRQKTISELCAQLKKIRAEKKELSATCATYQDLAVRQSTLEAQDATLTQTIKELAQRKEQLLQEKARLETQQKALVQLEKEHKEQQQMILALQNTIYDYQTIAAATGKDGIQALLIEDAIPEIEHEANYLLSRLTNNQSQVFFESLRDLKKGGTKETLDIKISDSAGIRPYELFSGGEAFRIDFALRIAISKLLARRAGTSLQTLIIDEGFGSQDEEGLALIMDALYKIQDDFAKIIIVSHLPSMKDQFPVHFFIDKGPSGSTVTVIEQG; translated from the coding sequence ATGATTCCGTTAAAACTGCAACTAAAAAACTTCCTTAGCTACGGCCCCGATGTACAAACTATAGATTTTTCATCATACCCACTCATTTGTTTATCGGGTAAAAATGGTCATGGCAAATCAGCCCTACTCGACGCAATCACTTGGGCATTGTGGGGTCAAGCACGTAAAGTTTCAGGTAGTTCAAAAGCAGATCAAGGATTATTACGCCTCGGGCAAACCCAAATGATGGTTACCCTCGACTTTGAATTCAACAATCAACTCTACCGCATACGTCGTGAATTTGCACAAACCTATGGCAAGCCTTATGCGGCACTTGATTTTGGCCTATTAGATGCGAATGAATCATTTATTCCACTCACCGATAAAACTATTAGCGCAACCCAAGCGGTGATAGAACAAACGTTGAATCTCACGTTTGATTCTTTTTCTAATTCAGCATTTTTACGCCAAGGCCAGGCCAATGAATTTTCCAAAAAATCGCCCAAGGATCGTAAAGAAATTCTGGCAACCATTTTGGGACTCAACCAATATGAGGCCATTAAAAAATTAGCCATGGAAAAAATTCGAGAAGCAAACAGTACCATAGCCAGCCGTACCACGCTGCAAGAAAAAATTGAGCATGAACTGCAAAACACAGCAACTATTATTGCGCAGCTTATGGATATTACGACGCAATCGACAACCCTTGCAACACAAGAAGCGGCGACAACACAAGAACGAGATGCGTTAACCAAAACACAAAAACAACTCATCGAAGACCAAAAACAATATCAAGTCTTAGCATTTCATTATGAACAACTCCGCAAACAAGAAATAGAGCATCTAGAGCTGTTGCAAAGAGATATGCGCGAGTGGAAATCGGTACACAAAAAACAATTAACCTTTACCGACATCGCACAATTAGAAGCTGACAAACAACGCCTGATTAATGAAATCAAACAACATCAACAACATCTACAAAAGAATTTGGACTTAAAAGAACAGTACCTCAAACAAAAAGAACAAGCGCAGCAGCTTGCACATACCTTACGCGAAAAACAAGCTGCAACATTGAATCAAAAAAAGGTACAGATCGAACGTTTAATCATTGAAAAAAAATCGCTCGAACACACGATAGAAGAAAGTACAAAACGTAGCGATTTGCTCAAAAAAGAAAAAACACAATGCATTACACAATTGACCGCAATGCAGATCACCCTCAAAGAAAAATCTGCGACGCTGAACAGTCACACTATCATCGAAAAGCAATTTGAACGACGTAAAGAATATTACCAAAAGTTCCTCGAGCAGGGTCGTTGGCTCACCGGAGAATTAGAAAATTTAGAACAGAAAAAACAGTTAGCGCACGATGACGAAGATCCAAGTTGCCCACTCTGCGAACAAAATTTATCCGCAGCACGCAAAAGATTTTTAAAAAATAAATTCGTTGAACAAGAACAATTTTTGCGCCACCGTTTGCAACGTATCACGAACGTAGTAAAACAATTAAAAAAAATACTCATCGATCAACATGCCACACTGGAAGATGCACGCAAGCAACTCGAACTCTTGGCAACGTTGCAAATAAAGAGTGAAGAACATACAAAAAATAGTGAAAAATTAGATGCTGCGCTACAAGAATTAAACATCACGACAACCACGCACAACAAGCAGCTCATCGACACCGCAACACTTTTAGTTACCGAACAAACAGCACTCGCTTTACTCATTCAACAAGAACATGCAGCCATAGAACAAAACAACGAATATCAAATGATGACCGCTGTATTAAAGTCACTGGAGCTAGAAGCAAAGGGTATTGCCTATAACCAACTAGAACATAAGAAAGCAGTTGATACCTTGCAGCAGATCGAACAACAACTCACTGAATACACCAAGCTCATCAATGAAGCTTCGTTACAAACGCAACGACAAAAAACAATTAGTGAATTGTGCGCACAACTCAAAAAGATTCGTGCTGAAAAAAAAGAACTCTCCGCAACCTGCGCCACCTACCAAGATTTAGCAGTACGCCAATCAACACTCGAAGCGCAAGACGCTACCTTGACGCAAACAATCAAAGAGCTAGCACAACGCAAAGAGCAGCTCTTACAAGAAAAAGCGCGCTTAGAAACACAACAAAAAGCGCTTGTGCAGCTTGAAAAAGAACACAAAGAACAACAACAGATGATCCTGGCGTTACAAAACACCATATACGATTACCAAACCATTGCTGCCGCCACCGGCAAAGATGGTATTCAGGCACTGCTCATCGAAGATGCTATTCCAGAAATTGAACATGAAGCAAATTATTTGCTTTCACGTTTGACCAACAACCAATCACAAGTATTTTTTGAATCGCTGCGTGATTTGAAAAAAGGCGGCACCAAAGAAACACTTGATATTAAAATTTCCGATTCTGCGGGCATTCGTCCTTATGAGTTATTTTCGGGTGGAGAGGCATTTAGAATAGATTTTGCACTCCGCATTGCTATATCCAAATTGCTTGCGCGTAGAGCAGGCACATCACTCCAAACGCTCATTATTGATGAAGGGTTTGGGTCACAAGACGAAGAAGGACTCGCGCTGATTATGGATGCTTTGTATAAAATTCAGGATGACTTTGCAAAAATCATTATTGTATCCCATTTACCTTCCATGAAGGATCAATTTCCCGTCCACTTCTTTATTGATAAAGGGCCATCAGGAAGCACCGTTACGGTAATTGAACAGGGGTAG
- a CDS encoding ankyrin repeat domain-containing protein — protein MKKVSLLVMSAALYGIYMPPMIARQQQKQDKKEANKEFADAVKRGNQFNIKKALEAGADNVNVKNSAGKTALIFVVAADDLDTMRKLIALDADINTADKEGMTPLMFAVWTGGNPDLIKELVISGADITRKDNQGRTAEEIAKKMKSKTNKKLMSSKKMPSKEKKRIQKDIKSFDKIIALLEDFKKQTEDETK, from the coding sequence ATGAAGAAAGTATCATTGTTAGTTATGTCTGCAGCATTGTACGGAATATATATGCCACCTATGATAGCTCGTCAGCAACAAAAACAAGACAAAAAAGAGGCCAATAAAGAGTTCGCTGATGCCGTTAAAAGAGGAAACCAATTTAATATTAAGAAGGCACTCGAAGCAGGGGCTGATAATGTTAATGTCAAAAATAGCGCAGGTAAGACAGCATTGATATTTGTAGTGGCAGCAGATGATTTAGATACCATGAGAAAATTGATTGCATTGGATGCTGATATTAATACTGCAGATAAAGAAGGCATGACTCCACTCATGTTTGCTGTATGGACTGGTGGCAACCCAGATCTCATAAAAGAATTAGTGATATCAGGCGCTGATATCACTCGTAAAGATAATCAGGGTAGGACCGCAGAAGAGATTGCCAAGAAAATGAAAAGTAAGACGAACAAAAAATTAATGAGCTCAAAAAAAATGCCTTCTAAAGAGAAGAAACGCATTCAAAAAGATATAAAATCTTTCGATAAAATTATTGCATTGCTTGAAGATTTCAAAAAACAAACTGAAGACGAAACTAAATAA
- a CDS encoding phosphomannomutase/phosphoglucomutase — MDIYKKLYMGTMMVLTLSAHAQKGNKAMQDVIFREYDIRGKVGSELIVEETYGLARAIAWYLVEQQPSVKKIAIGMDGRTHSPAIKEAMTKGFMDSGLDVSFIGVCPTPALYFTMHTKPFDAGIMITASHNPKEYNGMKICLGKESIWGKKIQEIKHAFKQGRVIDAANKGTYTEQPMVNAYVDWLVDKFKHIKGMKLSAVVDCGNGAAGTVLPDLVKKMGWAHVMLLYAEVDGTYPNHEADPTVHENMCDVKAVLERSTIDIGIGLDGDADRMSPMTKNGFLVPGDQLLALFAKQVVEYNPGASVVFDIKGSSGLIEMLEKMGAKPCISPAGHSIIKDMMKQHHALLGGELSCHFFFHDRYFGYDDGIYAMLRLFELLVDSGKTLEELLADFPKKYSSPEFRVPCDEDKKHSVVAAVKDALIKRDDVQAITIDGVRATMPYGWGLVRVSNTQPALTIRFESSTPQGLQQVKQDFYDVLCPYFDASWLKKQLDLL, encoded by the coding sequence GTGGATATTTATAAAAAATTATACATGGGTACAATGATGGTTCTAACGCTATCAGCACATGCTCAAAAAGGGAATAAAGCTATGCAAGACGTGATTTTTAGAGAGTATGATATTCGTGGTAAGGTTGGTTCTGAGTTGATTGTTGAAGAAACCTATGGCCTTGCACGAGCTATTGCGTGGTATTTGGTCGAGCAACAACCATCCGTAAAAAAAATTGCTATTGGTATGGATGGAAGGACCCATTCGCCAGCTATAAAAGAAGCTATGACTAAGGGCTTTATGGATTCAGGCTTAGATGTTTCATTTATTGGTGTTTGTCCAACACCTGCTCTTTATTTTACGATGCATACCAAACCGTTTGATGCGGGGATCATGATTACCGCATCACATAATCCAAAAGAATATAATGGTATGAAGATTTGCTTAGGCAAGGAAAGTATCTGGGGCAAAAAAATTCAAGAAATTAAACATGCCTTCAAGCAAGGACGTGTTATTGATGCCGCTAATAAGGGTACGTATACTGAGCAACCAATGGTTAATGCCTATGTTGATTGGTTGGTCGATAAATTTAAACATATCAAAGGCATGAAGCTTTCTGCAGTCGTTGATTGTGGTAATGGCGCAGCAGGCACGGTGTTGCCTGATTTGGTTAAAAAAATGGGATGGGCGCATGTGATGTTACTCTATGCTGAAGTAGATGGCACCTATCCAAACCACGAGGCTGATCCTACCGTTCATGAAAATATGTGCGATGTCAAAGCAGTGCTTGAACGTAGCACTATTGATATCGGTATTGGACTTGATGGGGATGCAGACCGCATGTCGCCGATGACTAAAAATGGTTTTCTTGTTCCCGGTGATCAGCTGCTTGCATTATTCGCAAAACAAGTTGTTGAATACAATCCTGGAGCATCGGTAGTATTTGACATCAAGGGTTCTTCCGGACTTATTGAAATGTTAGAAAAAATGGGTGCTAAGCCTTGTATTTCTCCGGCGGGTCACTCTATTATCAAAGACATGATGAAGCAACATCATGCACTTCTTGGTGGCGAACTCAGCTGTCACTTCTTTTTTCACGATCGTTATTTTGGATATGACGATGGCATATACGCTATGTTACGGTTGTTTGAATTATTAGTCGATTCAGGAAAAACTCTTGAAGAACTTTTGGCTGATTTTCCTAAAAAATATAGTTCACCCGAGTTTCGTGTGCCGTGCGACGAAGATAAAAAGCATAGTGTTGTTGCTGCGGTTAAAGATGCACTCATAAAACGTGATGATGTTCAGGCGATAACCATTGATGGCGTACGCGCAACCATGCCTTATGGCTGGGGTCTTGTACGTGTATCTAACACGCAACCGGCATTAACCATTCGCTTTGAATCGAGTACCCCGCAAGGTTTGCAACAGGTCAAACAGGATTTTTACGATGTATTGTGCCCGTATTTTGATGCATCGTGGTTAAAAAAACAGCTTGATTTGTTGTAA